Proteins encoded together in one Cryptococcus tetragattii IND107 chromosome 14, whole genome shotgun sequence window:
- a CDS encoding 40S ribosomal protein uS13, whose translation MSFAPLEAHQQFQHILRLLNTNVKGGGKIMYALTEIKGVGRRYANLVCKKADVDLNKRAGELNSDELERIVTIMQNPAQFKIPSWFLNRQRDITDGKSQHILSNVIDQRLREDLERLKKIRTHRGLRHHWGLKVRGQHTKTTGRRVGRAVAGKKK comes from the exons CACATCTTGCGTCTCCTTAACACCAACGTTAAGGGTGGCGGTAAGATCATGTACGCTCTTACTGAGATTAAGGGTGTCGGTCGACGATACGCCAACTTGGTCTGCAAGAAGGCCGATGTTGACCTCAACAAGAG GGCTGGTGAGCTCAACTCCGACGAGCTCGAGCGAATCGTCACCATCATGCAGAACCCCGCCCAGTTCAAGATCCCTTCTTGGTTCCTTAACAGGCAGCGAGACATCACCGACGGCAAGAGCCAGcacatcctctccaacGTTATCGACCAGCGTCTCCGTGAGGACCTcgagaggttgaagaagatcaggACCCACCGAGGTCTCCGACACCACTGGGGTCTTAAGGTCAGGGGTCAGCACACCAAGACCAC TGGTCGTCGTGTTGGCAGGGCCGTCGccggcaagaagaagtaa